Genomic window (Candidatus Manganitrophaceae bacterium):
AGTATGGTGAATCACCTGGCGCTGCAGGTTGGAGAGATCAACGGCATCGGCATCGATTAATCCGACGGTGCCGACCCCGGCCGCGGCGAGATAGAGCGCAATCGGCGACCCCAGGCCGCCGGCGCCGACGATGAGGACCTTCGCCTGGCCAATTTTTTTCTGCCCCTTGCCGCCGACCCCTTCGAGAATAATGTGCCGGCTATATCGGACAAGCTGTTCTTCTGTAAAGGCCATACTTCCTTCTTTAGATATTGAAATATTTTTCGATGCTGATGTAGCGCTCGCCGGTGTCGGGAAGGATCGTCACGACCGTTTTCCCCTTCCCGAGCTCTTTGGCGATCTGCTGCGCGGCCAGAGCGTTGGCGCCGGAGGAGATCCCGACCAAGAGCCCTTCTTGCCGTGCAAGGAGTTTCGCCGTTTTATACGCGTCATCATCGGTGACGGTGATCACCCGATCGATGATCTTCCGATTTAACACATTCGGGATGAACCCGGCGCCGATTCCCTGAATTTTGTGCGGCCCCGGCTCTCCTCCCGAGAGGACGGGAGAGGCGGATGGCTCGACCGCGACGATCAGCGTTTTCGGATTTCTTGTCTTCAGCACCTCGCCGACACCTGTGATCGTTCCGCCCGTGCCGACCCCGACCACGAAGGCATCGACCTCTCCATTCAGCGCCTCTAAAATTTCAGGCCCGGTGGTCTTCCGATGAACTTCCGGGTTGGCCGGGTTCGCGAACTGATTCGGCATGAAGTAGTCGGGATTCTGTTCGATGATGCTCTCGGACTCTTTGATCGCGCCGCGCATCCCCTCCCACGCGGGGGTGAGGACCAACTGCGCCCCGTAAGAGGAGAGGAGGCTCGCCCGCTCCATGCTCATCGACTCAGGCATCACCAAAATTAATTTATAGCCGCGAACGGCTGCCACCAGCGCCAGCCCGATGCCGGTGTTCCCGCTGGTCGGCTCAACCATCGTTCCGCCGGGCTGTAGTTTTCCGGAGCGTTCGGCGGCCTCGATCATGCTGAGGCAAATCCGGTCTTTGACACTTCCGCCGGGGTTGAAAAATTCCACCTTGGCGAAAATACGGGCACTCTGATTGTCCGCCAGCCGATTCAATTGAACCAGCGGGGTCTGTCCGATCAGCTCGGTCACATTCGGATGCAATTTCATTAATAAATGTCCCAACGAGGGTTTACGAGCTCATTAGCTGCGCATTTTTGTTTGCGACGCCCCGCCTCCCATAAAGAAGAGGAATTCAATTTCGTCCCCTTCTTGGATGCGGGTGCTGCTTAAGGTGGAACGGTCGACCATTTTTGAATTTAATTCGACGGTGACCATTCGCGGTTCAATGTTCTTTACTTTGAGAAGATCAAAAAGGGTCGTTTCTTGGGTCTCTTCCTGTTTCCCATTGATTTTAATGCGCATGACCCCTTTCCTTGACAGCTATTTTGGATCGGTGCTATTTGGATCGGTGCTATATAGAGTAATCCGTTTACCGATGAATATGAAAAACTATCAAATAACCCCCTTGAATGTCAAGGCATTTTCGGATGTCCAGCGAAGCCGGCGAGTTTCGGAAGGGAATCGAACGGTTGCATTCAATCCCCTCGTCGTGGGTCGGGAATCAATTCGTGTCATTCATGGCACCGGAAACGACTTGAGAAGAGATTTTTCTTCTCTAAGTAGCGGGCCGTCAACCGCGGCAAAGATAATTTTTTTTTGAGGGGAGTCGTCCGCTTAATAAAATTTAAACCTATCCGTTGGGCTTTAGAAAAACTGACACCGCTATAGATGGCCCCTCGGCAGAAACTCAAAGCGGGTCCGATCATCATCCCATTCATAAAACCTCTTCTGAATCAACCAGTTCAGGAGTCGTTGCCCCCCTCTGTTTCCCTTTTTTGATTCTATGTCATAGCGGTATCCTCTTTAAAAGCATATCCGTTTTTCCCTTGACAAAGTGAGAGTGTAGGGTATAATTCCCATCGGAGTGGGATGAAGTGGGATAACATGGGAGCAAAGGGTGTTCCTGGGAAAGTTTCAGCATACGATCGATTCCAAAGGGCGCTTGAGCGTTCCGGTTAAATTCCGCGAGCTCTTAAACGCGCATTCCAATGGAACGGTGATTATTACAAGTGACCTGGATCCTTGCCTGGCCGCTTATCCGCTTCCCGAGTGGAACTTAATGATCGAGAAAGCAAAAAAGCTGCCGACCATGGATCGCGGAGTGAAAAATTTTCTCCGCTTCTTTTATTCCCGAGCAACGGAGTGTCCGCTCGATAAGCAAGGACGGATCCTCCTCCCTCCCGCCCTTCGTGAATATGCGCAGGTTACTGCCGATGTGGTCATGGTGGGACTTGAAAATAAATTCGAGATTTGGCACCCACAGAAGTGGCAGGATAACGAAGCCCTGGTCACGGAAAACACCGACCAGATCCAGGAGGCGCTGGCCAGCCTCGGGATGT
Coding sequences:
- the cysK gene encoding cysteine synthase A codes for the protein MKLHPNVTELIGQTPLVQLNRLADNQSARIFAKVEFFNPGGSVKDRICLSMIEAAERSGKLQPGGTMVEPTSGNTGIGLALVAAVRGYKLILVMPESMSMERASLLSSYGAQLVLTPAWEGMRGAIKESESIIEQNPDYFMPNQFANPANPEVHRKTTGPEILEALNGEVDAFVVGVGTGGTITGVGEVLKTRNPKTLIVAVEPSASPVLSGGEPGPHKIQGIGAGFIPNVLNRKIIDRVITVTDDDAYKTAKLLARQEGLLVGISSGANALAAQQIAKELGKGKTVVTILPDTGERYISIEKYFNI
- the thiS gene encoding sulfur carrier protein ThiS — translated: MRIKINGKQEETQETTLFDLLKVKNIEPRMVTVELNSKMVDRSTLSSTRIQEGDEIEFLFFMGGGASQTKMRS
- the mraZ gene encoding division/cell wall cluster transcriptional repressor MraZ yields the protein MFLGKFQHTIDSKGRLSVPVKFRELLNAHSNGTVIITSDLDPCLAAYPLPEWNLMIEKAKKLPTMDRGVKNFLRFFYSRATECPLDKQGRILLPPALREYAQVTADVVMVGLENKFEIWHPQKWQDNEALVTENTDQIQEALASLGM